CCACCGGGACCCGGCAAAGGAACCATTGGGTATGTGCTGGGTCTCCGCTGTTGTTTATCAGAATGGGAGATTATACCATGATACTGAAACAAGGCTGCTGATATAGTGCTGAAATTGTTCATGTTGGTTCCTCATTCTGACATTAACTGAGAAGCCTAAGAACAGCATATTCAACGTTCACATTTATTTAAGTGCTTTCATTCTATATTCAGGAATAAAGATCTGTAGGCATCCACTGTTATTCACTAATCTCCATTCGTTACCATGTTTCTCCTTCCTGTCAACAGAATGATCAAACATTTTTCAAGATGATTTTAAGTTATTCTAGGTTCTACTGGGCTGTGTTGTTCACCATTCACCATTATCAAGAAGAGGGTGCATGGTGCATTAAGGAATAGTCTCCAATCAAATTGCTTAGATGTCATTTTCACAGATAAGAATATATTAATCAACTGTCATTGATTGAAACCAGCGTTGCAATTgttaaatatttctttattgaaACATTCTGTGTGTACTGGCCATCTGGACAACATTTTCCCTCCTCTTTACAAAGGCACAAGAAAGGTCAAACATGGAAATTCAAGcacattttttgcactttacttttaaagatcatgctttttttaatctgtggaATAATCAATTCATCTGCATGCATTTGAGGCAGAGAGAGTGTTTCAGAGCTTCGTTGCAAATATTCTTTTCCACAGGCTCTTTTATCTGTGCTTTTGTGTGAATGTGCTTACCTGATGttaatcatgtgtgtgtgtatattggtCAAGAagatgtgtgtttattgtttatttctcTTGACCGCGTACTTCCCCCTTCTTGTAACCTTCTGTGGTTACCCTAGTAACAAGGCAGTCatgcacaaaaatgtgcagcaaACTAAAATTGACGTCCCTCGCTTGAGCATAACCAgtagaaaatgtttctttagacatgcaaacaaacaaaatcacCGTTGTGCATCTCTTTAAACTAAAATACCTAGTCAGACTGTATGTTGTGATCGGTCTAGATGACTTTTGTCCAATGTATGTCCCAGCAATAGAGTATTTCTCAATTCTTTCATGAGCAAAGTTCGTAAGCATCTCGACAGACCTATCGTTGTCTTCTGCAGTACAGTATGTGAGATAAGATGCAGATTAACAACcccttcaccaccaccaccaccacctgctcctcctcctcctcaccctctcCGCCCCTCTCCTAAACTCTCTCACCCCCTCGGCAGGCGACACTCCCCATACCGGACGCTCGAGCCCGTGCGTCCCCCTGTCATCCCTAACGACTACGTGCCGAGCCCAACACGAAACACGGCCCCGGCACTGCAGAGCCCGGCACGCACCGCATCTGTTAATCAGAGGACCCGCACGTACAGGTACCCcccacacacaatcacacagatACACCGGTGCAGAACTGCATACCCCAAACGAAAACTAGCTTATGGAACACTCATGGATTATTCTGATTGCACCCTAAATAATCCATAGATAGAATGATTGTAGCCCAAAAGTGATCTGCGTTTACAAATAACCTGCAGCCAAACCCCCAAAAAGTCActaacaaaaaaatgataatggaATATGTTTATTCTGGCGCAAGCTGGacatgcacacccacacccatTAGTGCGCCATCTTTCTCCATGTCTGCAGGCCTCTGAACCTAAATCCGTCCATCCCTCCTGCCCTGTTCTCTTCCCCATCCCGTTCTCCAGTTTGTCTCTTTCTTCGGCTGTCCATGTCTGTGTCTTTGTGCTGTCCTTGTCAGCAGAAGGAGTCGCCACTCAGTCTTTTCGTTTCTCTTTGGATTTTATTCTACGCTTTCAGTCTGTCTTCAGATTTTATTCCGTGTCTTTGGCCTCTCTTTCCTTTTGCAGCAGAGcttttaattcttttattagtcatttttttaaatctaaggATTCTTAGAAGTGTGACTGAGCGAGCCTGACCTAccatgtgtggatgtgtgtttaatgtgtgtgtctgtacacgtgcgtgtctgtgtgttcagcAGCGGAAGCAGTGGGGGAAGCCACCCCAGCAGTCGCAGCAGCAGTCGAGAGAATAGTGGCAGTGGAAGTGTGGGTGTGCCTATCGCCGTGCCAACCCCTGCCCCACCTGCAGCCTTTCCAGGTAAGGGCGCTGCCATTAATGTCGATTTGCACTGTAGCCTCAACTTCTAACCCGCTTGACCTCTTTAATCCCACACTGACTCCTTGTCTTCTCGTCTACTTTTCCTAGCCCTTCCTTACTTCTGTGTACCTGAGCTTAATGGACAGAAATGTAACAGcatctgtcttttcttttgatgctttctctctctctttctatctctcttttgctcctctcactctcttttttcccttctttctctctctgtgcttGTGTGGGTGTGATGGTGGGTTGCCAACTTCAGGTGCAGCCACAGCCCCTCCTAACACTGCTAAGGCGCCtgcctcctcgtcctcctctgcctcctcttcctccacttcAACTCCTGCTCCCCCTgcaccccctccccctcccacaCCCGAGCCCACCTCTGTCCCCAATGCTGAAGCCCTTCCTGAaatccctcctcctccccagcttcCTCCCTCTACTCTCACAGCAACCAGCTCTGGTGCGTCTAGTACACCCGGACAAGGTGAGTTTCCCTCTCAGCACGCCCTCCATTCCCATCCTCACAGCCCAGCccgttatctttttttttttttttttttttccctccctttctccttaAAATGCTAAAGTGCATGTTTGTGACTTGTGCTATGTGGTGGTtgaaagtatttatttttctactttttcCTATAATTTTACGCTCATATTCTTTCAAATTGTGGGACCTTATTGTTTAAATTCAAATATTTGTCTGTATGGAACTTTTATTACATAGATGGGCAGCAGGTGTGCTGCCGCATTAGCTGGTTAGTGTGCACCCATGTCACCTTTATTTGCCACATTTTGGTGTGGACctagttttacattttaattgattatatatttcatattaaattgGCTGGTGGAACATTTATATCAGCTTTTCTGTGATTTCTGTAGAgcttgagaaaggttgtctctggAAATGGTCATCTTGCCAGGTTATTAGGAGCATTAAGAGATGTATAATTTGAAAGCAAACTTGATCTGTTTCAGCTAACTTAACAAATATTAGTAAGCACAAGTAGTGACTAGGGTTTAGATGATGAGGATTGTTAATATTTGGCCAGTTTAattcaaacaacaacaaagaacaCAGTACTGGACAtctcagtttcactgctgggaCTAGTGTTCATAGAGCACGGTGACCAGCAATTAGAAGGGGAGGTCTGGCTTATGCAATTTGTGTTAGAACTGCATTTTGTTCTTAATCAAGTGTGATATGCAAACTTTAGTgaggggcggtagtagcctagtgggtaacacactcgcctatgaaccagaagacccgggttcaaatcccgcttactaccattgtgtccttgagcaagacacttaaccctaaattgctccaggggggactgtccctgtaactaatgattgtaagtcgctctggataagggcgtctgataaatgctgtaaatgtaaatgttgaaaatggAAGATATAGTTGAATATGAGGCAAAGACTGGTCTAAGGGAGTCTAGTCCAACTTGAGTCGTTCTTTTTCTGCACCTTATCCTGGTCTTCTGCTGTTTGTCCTGCAGGCAATGGTCCTCAGTTTTACAGTATGAACCGGCCAGCAACACGACAGACCACACCCTCTGTGGGTGGATCATTGCCCTACCGTCGACCTCCATCCGTTACAGGTCAGCCCACCCTTGTTCAAAACCAGAACCCCAACATGACACAGAACCAGATCAACGGAGGGCCGCACTACAACCAGAACCAAGGTATTGACAAATAGACAAATTTGCACGGTCCATTGTTTTAAGTAATGTACCTTTTAGAATATGGTTTTGCTATTGGCTCTGTGTGGGTCTCAACCCAGTCTGTTCACACATGTTGGCAATTGGAATAACTAAAACCAGTGCTTGCTGACTGGGTTGAGAAACTAAAATTTGGTTATTTACTGGGTGTTTGTTTTATGCAATTGAGAAATGAGTCTGTGCTGTATTAATTGTCATGTTGAATGTGAGAAAATTGTGGTCTCTGTGGTCAAGCTCACAAATGTGCTTATTCACCTTTCACCTTCACAAATTTCACCTTCACATCTTTGTACACCTTACTTCACAGCATCCCCTCTTGCTATTGTTGTTGTCTCAGGGTTTTTTAATTGTTGCATCATCTACTGCAAATACAGTTGCACTCAGTCTTGACTCTGTTTATCTGTGGTGTTTTTCCTGTATTTCTCCATCTCTGGGACAGTAGGCTCTATTGCCCCTCCTCCCTCTATCCTTCAGTTCACTCCTCAGCTTCCGCTGATGGGCTTCGCCGCTCGGGTGCAGGAAACCAGTAAGTCTGTCTCTGCTGTTGGCACGCACTCTTGTTGATGTGCGTGTaggttttttcccctttgtgtgtgtttgtgcctttgtCTCTTAGCGCATTTGTGTGTTGTCAGTCTTGTTGAAATTGCATGCATCAGTAGAGGAGAATCTTGGGTGATACCAATGGCCAGTAATCCACAGAGGGATCTCTCTGTGACCTCATTATGCCATccacagcattaaaaatgcaggtgaagtgaataacctGGCACCTGTCAAGGGCGGTATATATTAGGCACCAAAACCAACGGAAAACAGTCCGTTCTCTTCATGTGTAAGAAGCATGAAAAATATGAAGGTGTCTGGATGACTGGGTCAGAGCATCACCAAAATTGCAGGCCTGGCAGGGGAATACCTAAACATATGATACAAgcatgtggttttaatgttctggTTGATCAGTGTATACTCAGATGTGTTAACTGATCTCAAATGAGTGCTACGTTTAGTGTGATGCTGCGTGcatgctctttaaaaaaaaaattgcagacaACTATTTTACAGTGTTATATAATTTCTATTTTCCTTATTCCTCTAGTCTCAGATacacctccacccccacccccagttGATGAGCCTGTTTTTGAAGAGTCAgcccctccacctccacctcctgagGACTATGAGGAtaatgaagatgaggaagaagagTCGGCTGTTGTGGAGTACAGTGATCCTTATGCCGAAGAGGACCCGCCATGGGCCCCACGCACTTACCTGGAGAAAGGTATTCTATGTTTGGGTGCTTTTATACTATAACACATGAAACCTTTTAAAACACTCAGTGGACTGTCAAGGTCCATTGTACATATTTTTACCTAGTTTATGATATAGTATTTCTGAATCCATTGAGCTCACACTTGTGTGTAGTTATTTTGAGTACCACCACTCCACTGATTTGACTGACATTGTCATATCCTCCTGTCTTGATAGTTGTGGCAATCTATGACTACAGTCGCGACAAGGAGGATGAGCTGTCTTTCCAGGAGGGGGCAATCATCTATGTTATCAAGAAGAATGACGATGGTTGGTATGAGGGTGTCATGAGTGGCACCACCGGCCTCTTCCCTGGCAACTACGTGGAGTCCATCATGCACTATGCTGACTGACCCTCTAGGGGGCATTTCCCCTTTCACCTTCCTGCTCCAGCTCTACACCGTCTGCTGCTCTACAATTGACATACTCACACTTCAGACAGcccaagaacacacacacacacacacacacatttctgaccATAACCTTTGTATACATACTGAGAATTACATTTCTTGGTAGTATAGAAAATATAGAAGGGAAGGTTAAGGTAGAGGAGAGACGTGTAATAACTGttgtgggagtttttttttttttttgtccatatttacataaaatgaagGCTTTGTATGGATTATATGAGGTGTGTGAGAGGGATTCTGTGTGAGTGCGTTATAATAGACACTAATGGCTGACTGACCgttaagaaagaagaataacattttctttattctgaATTGTCATTTGCTTTTTTCTAAATTGATTTTTGAATAGAGTTGTCGTGTGACTTTGCTTGTCCTGTGGTGAGTTGAGAAATTTGCTGTGAACAAGTGCTTAGATATATTTAAAATCTGGCCTGGGCATGGAAACCGATCCCTTTATCAACTATAATctgtatttctttcttttcaacTGGGAATCAAcctttgtgttaaaaaaataaataaataatccagTCTTACCTTAACTCTGAGGCGGTCTGAGCTCAGCTGTAGGTCGTCTGTGAAGGGCGAAGCCTGCACTGTGCAGCACTGGCGCCGAAACAGCGCTCAGCTCTTCTGACCCTAAATGTTACTCTCTGGGGAAAGAGGTGAGGGGAACCTCGGCCTCTAAAACCTTTAGCACACATTTTCTCAAATATGGTTTGGTGATCTCTATTTTATCAGCGTTgtacagtaaatgccaaaaggTCCAAATAAGTTTGGAGTGCAGTGTTACAGGAACTTGTTACCTTTCTCCTCCCCCCCTGCTTATCATTCCATATTGTTATGCTGTCACACTATTGGGTTGACACTTGTCCTGCAGAGCCACTCTCGTTGACAGAAGAAAAGTTAGTGCAGTTGGTGCCATATAGATATCTGTATagagtggagtgtgtgtgcgtgcgagtgtgagAGCTTATCAACAACACTACCAGGTTAGATGTCTTCATCAGAGATTAATCCTTAGCACCACAAGCTGCATATGTGGTTGCACAGAATATTctcttaaaaaatgtttatatccACAgatctatattatatatatattattgttgaGCTCATAATATGCCAGCACGGTTGTGTGTCAGTAATGAGACCCCCTTTGCGtttgcaataaatgtattttggcACAATGGAGTGGGGCTCTAAAAAGTTGAACCGGGTTCTGCTGTTACCGAAAGCACAAGAGGTGTGGGAGTAGTGAGGAGTAAATGAAGGAGTAGGGAAGACTTCTCAAGTCGACTGGACGCCAGAGAAGACCTGTCCATTCAAGAGACTTGTTTCTGTAACAGattattttgtttattctttattcagCAGTACTGATGCACAGGGGACTTTTATATGAGGTacattgtatgtgtgtttttttttttttttttaatggagagtCTGTGAATATGTGCTTTTGTGAGTCTTTGCATGTGAATTATCTTTGTGGCTTTCTGATTGGTGAGAAATTAGCGGACCTTCTCTTCCTGACATAACTGGGCCCCGTTCCCGTGCTTCCTCTCTTTGTCCCCTTTCCTTTATGGGCACTAGAGAGATATGCAGAAAGACTGGATTAATGAagttttcattttacttttgcATGGCCTGTTTTCATGAAATTCAGGGCTTTGAAATGTGCATGTTTCATCCCTTTCCCAATAGCGCCCTGGAATTAGTCATCTGACTTCAGACCCATACCTGAATATTCCCCAAAGCTGCTCTTTAAGAGTTGATCCAGCTGTGAGGAGTCAGTGGGTCAGTATAGAATCGGGCATTCGGTCGAGCAGGCAGAGAAGAACCCTTAGTTTCTCCCTTTATTCTGATCTCTTGAATGAGTAAAGTGACCAGAGGGCCTCAGTGGAGGCTCCACCCAAGACCCACATTTTACAAGGACTTCTGGGCTCCCCCATCCAAAGAGTACCCTGACCTCTCTTCATTTTAACCTTGTTTTGCAAGGCTTCTGTTTTAAGACCAGTCCATGAGGTTAGGGGACCAACTTATTctgaaatgaacaataaaatataaattgttGGAAAACAATCAGTGGGTGTGATTGTGTATTTTCTAAGAAAAATGACAGGAGACAGCATACAGGCATCCTACAAAGTATATTGTGTTGGTTGCCCATTGAGCTCCAAACACTAGGGGAAAAAATTATACCATAAATTCCTACTATATTTagaatttgaaatgtattctTATAAAACTGAACAGGGGAAAAATGGGACTACAGGACAAGTTGGAACGTTTATTGTGTTATCTTACCTTACTGAGAGGTTATATACAGGTTAGTACAATAGGGTCTCTGCTACCAGAGACCTATACTATACAACATAGGTATGTCCTTAAGAGAAAGCATTTATTACAAAACAGCTGTTTAAATATTTGCCATAGAAGAAGAAATGTTTACAAATGTTCCCCCAAGTCCTCTCTTCCTTATATAAATTGTCTGAATACCAATTAATAACCTTATATTCACTCATCTTAAAAGTTACAGGCTTCAAGCTCTTATCTGATTTCTATTAAGGAAATATACAGAATTTTGCAGTGTATTAATAATTACAGCAGTTGTACTAGTAAAAAGTCATTATTCTATGCAACTATTTCATATGCTCATTAAATTGCTGTGTGATGTGTAATCCATCTTCCAGTAAGTAATAAGGTGACTTGGGCTGTGatgcattttcacagttttaatgATCGCAGGATAGTGCCCCATTCCACTGCATTAACATTCACTCATTAATTATTTCCTGTGCTCATCAGAAGTGTAACTACAGGCAGGGTTATTCAATTTAAAAACCCGTACAAATGTCACTCAGAatgacttttttccccccacatatATTTTACTAATAAGCCTGAAAGTGTCAGGAAAATGCATTTTGCCCCCCTCCCTTCCCGCCCCACTTCCTTGTCACATGGCTAGGACCTGCTACtacacagaaaaaatataaatcagACCACCACCGTACAGGAAGAGCTCTAAAGGAAACCGGGGGTAAAATTTTCACTGCACTcaagtgaagt
This genomic stretch from Denticeps clupeoides chromosome 5, fDenClu1.1, whole genome shotgun sequence harbors:
- the abi2b gene encoding abl interactor 2b isoform X16, with product MAELQMLLEEEIPAGRGALLDSFANLERVAEYCESNYVQSPDKHRALEETKSYTTQSLASVAYLINTLANNVLQMLDIQASQLRRMESSINHISQTVDIHKEKVARREIGILTTNKNTSRTHKIIAPANPERPVRYIRKPIDYGVLDDVGHGVKVNAQNMKTGGAPRTAAPTQKPPSPPGPGKGTIGRHSPYRTLEPVRPPVIPNDYVPSPTRNTAPALQSPARTASVNQRTRTYSSGSSGGSHPSSRSSSRENSGSGSVGVPIAVPTPAPPAAFPGAATAPPNTAKAPASSSSSASSSSTSTPAPPAPPPPPTPEPTSVPNAEALPEIPPPPQLPPSTLTATSSGASSTPGQGNGPQFYSMNRPATRQTTPSVGGSLPYRRPPSVTGQPTLVQNQNPNMTQNQINGGPHYNQNQGSIAPPPSILQFTPQLPLMGFAARVQETISDTPPPPPPVDEPVFEESAPPPPPPEDYEDNEDEEEESAVVEYSDPYAEEDPPWAPRTYLEKVVAIYDYSRDKEDELSFQEGAIIYVIKKNDDGWYEGVMSGTTGLFPGNYVESIMHYAD
- the abi2b gene encoding abl interactor 2b isoform X14, which encodes MAELQMLLEEEIPAGRGALLDSFANLERVAEYCESNYVQSPDKHRALEETKSYTTQSLASVAYLINTLANNVLQMLDIQASQLRRMESSINHISQTVDIHKEKVARREIGILTTNKNTSRTHKIIAPANPERPVRYIRKPIDYGVLDDVGHGVKWLLRFKVNAQNMKTGGAPRTAAPTQKPPSPPGPGKGTIGSGSSGGSHPSSRSSSRENSGSGSVGVPIAVPTPAPPAAFPGNGPQFYSMNRPATRQTTPSVGGSLPYRRPPSVTGQPTLVQNQNPNMTQNQINGGPHYNQNQVGSIAPPPSILQFTPQLPLMGFAARVQETISDTPPPPPPVDEPVFEESAPPPPPPEDYEDNEDEEEESAVVEYSDPYAEEDPPWAPRTYLEKVVAIYDYSRDKEDELSFQEGAIIYVIKKNDDGWYEGVMSGTTGLFPGNYVESIMHYAD
- the abi2b gene encoding abl interactor 2b isoform X12 gives rise to the protein MAELQMLLEEEIPAGRGALLDSFANLERVAEYCESNYVQSPDKHRALEETKSYTTQSLASVAYLINTLANNVLQMLDIQASQLRRMESSINHISQTVDIHKEKVARREIGILTTNKNTSRTHKIIAPANPERPVRYIRKPIDYGVLDDVGHGVKVNAQNMKTGGAPRTAAPTQKPPSPPGPGKGTIGRHSPYRTLEPVRPPVIPNDYVPSPTRNTAPALQSPARTASVNQRTRTYSSGSSGGSHPSSRSSSRENSGSGSVGVPIAVPTPAPPAAFPGNGPQFYSMNRPATRQTTPSVGGSLPYRRPPSVTGQPTLVQNQNPNMTQNQINGGPHYNQNQVSDTPPPPPPVDEPVFEESAPPPPPPEDYEDNEDEEEESAVVEYSDPYAEEDPPWAPRTYLEKVVAIYDYSRDKEDELSFQEGAIIYVIKKNDDGWYEGVMSGTTGLFPGNYVESIMHYAD
- the abi2b gene encoding abl interactor 2b isoform X8, translated to MAELQMLLEEEIPAGRGALLDSFANLERVAEYCESNYVQSPDKHRALEETKSYTTQSLASVAYLINTLANNVLQMLDIQASQLRRMESSINHISQTVDIHKEKVARREIGILTTNKNTSRTHKIIAPANPERPVRYIRKPIDYGVLDDVGHGVKWLLRFKVNAQNMKTGGAPRTAAPTQKPPSPPGPGKGTIGRHSPYRTLEPVRPPVIPNDYVPSPTRNTAPALQSPARTASVNQRTRTYSSGSSGGSHPSSRSSSRENSGSGSVGVPIAVPTPAPPAAFPGNGPQFYSMNRPATRQTTPSVGGSLPYRRPPSVTGQPTLVQNQNPNMTQNQINGGPHYNQNQVGSIAPPPSILQFTPQLPLMGFAARVQETISDTPPPPPPVDEPVFEESAPPPPPPEDYEDNEDEEEESAVVEYSDPYAEEDPPWAPRTYLEKVVAIYDYSRDKEDELSFQEGAIIYVIKKNDDGWYEGVMSGTTGLFPGNYVESIMHYAD
- the abi2b gene encoding abl interactor 2b isoform X3, which codes for MAELQMLLEEEIPAGRGALLDSFANLERVAEYCESNYVQSPDKHRALEETKSYTTQSLASVAYLINTLANNVLQMLDIQASQLRRMESSINHISQTVDIHKEKVARREIGILTTNKNTSRTHKIIAPANPERPVRYIRKPIDYGVLDDVGHGVKWLLRFKVNAQNMKTGGAPRTAAPTQKPPSPPGPGKGTIGRHSPYRTLEPVRPPVIPNDYVPSPTRNTAPALQSPARTASVNQRTRTYSSGSSGGSHPSSRSSSRENSGSGSVGVPIAVPTPAPPAAFPGAATAPPNTAKAPASSSSSASSSSTSTPAPPAPPPPPTPEPTSVPNAEALPEIPPPPQLPPSTLTATSSGASSTPGQGNGPQFYSMNRPATRQTTPSVGGSLPYRRPPSVTGQPTLVQNQNPNMTQNQINGGPHYNQNQGSIAPPPSILQFTPQLPLMGFAARVQETISDTPPPPPPVDEPVFEESAPPPPPPEDYEDNEDEEEESAVVEYSDPYAEEDPPWAPRTYLEKVVAIYDYSRDKEDELSFQEGAIIYVIKKNDDGWYEGVMSGTTGLFPGNYVESIMHYAD
- the abi2b gene encoding abl interactor 2b isoform X10, translating into MAELQMLLEEEIPAGRGALLDSFANLERVAEYCESNYVQSPDKHRALEETKSYTTQSLASVAYLINTLANNVLQMLDIQASQLRRMESSINHISQTVDIHKEKVARREIGILTTNKNTSRTHKIIAPANPERPVRYIRKPIDYGVLDDVGHGVKVNAQNMKTGGAPRTAAPTQKPPSPPGPGKGTIGRHSPYRTLEPVRPPVIPNDYVPSPTRNTAPALQSPARTASVNQRTRTYSSGSSGGSHPSSRSSSRENSGSGSVGVPIAVPTPAPPAAFPGNGPQFYSMNRPATRQTTPSVGGSLPYRRPPSVTGQPTLVQNQNPNMTQNQINGGPHYNQNQGSIAPPPSILQFTPQLPLMGFAARVQETISDTPPPPPPVDEPVFEESAPPPPPPEDYEDNEDEEEESAVVEYSDPYAEEDPPWAPRTYLEKVVAIYDYSRDKEDELSFQEGAIIYVIKKNDDGWYEGVMSGTTGLFPGNYVESIMHYAD